AATGATTTCGGCCAACTGATTACCGACTACCAAGCCCAAGGAGGTGCCGTGAACACCTCAACCTCTCCCAAAGTCCAGTATGGTTACGCCAACGGTTCGGCCAACACAATCCGGCCGACGACGCTCACCTATCCCAACGGGCGGGTGCTGACGTACGATTACGGCGCGTCCGATGGGATGGACGACGCGGCCAGCCGGGTCGCTTCGCTGGTGGACGATGATGGATCGAGTACGCACCTGGTGGATTACGCGTATCTCGGCCCGGGAAGTTCGGCTCAGTCGGTCGATTCCCCCTTCGGACAAGGCTTCGTCGTTGCCGATTGCACCGAGCCTGACACGCAATGGACGCTGGTCGATCTTTCGGGCACGAATGACTCCGATACAGGCGACATTTACTCAGGGCTGGATCGATTCGGTCGGGTGAAGGATAACCGCTGGTACAACTACGCCGGTTCGGCCGACGTGGAGCGGATTAAGTATGGCTATGACCGGGTAGGTAGCCTAACCTGGCGGCAAAACGTTGTGGCGAATGCGCTGAACCAACGATTCGATGAGTTGTACAGTAGTGATCGCCTTAGCCGCCTGAAAGAAATGTCACGTGGGATGCTCAACGACAGTCACAACACAATCTCAAATCAGTCATTAGCTGAATGCTGGTCGCTAGATGGCACCGGCAACTGGAAGAGGTACTTAGAAGATCGCGATGGCGATGGAACTTGGGATCTGAATCAAGCTCGCACGTCCAGCGGTGTGAATGAGATTACCAATATCACCGAGTCAGCCGGCACGTCATGGGCAACACCTGCATATAATCAAACAGGCAACATGACCACGGTTCCTCAACCAAATGATCTGACGGATTCGTATTCGGCTATTTATGATGGTTGGAATCGTCTTGTAAAGTTGGTGGATGGGGCAACGGCCATAGCTGAATACGAATACGACGGGGCAAAACGACGCACGGTCGTGAAGTCGTACTCCTCTGGCACTCTGGAGGAAACTCGCCATTACTACTTCACCGATCCGGCAAAATGGCAAGTTGTTGGGGAACGTGTCGATTCCTCCTCGGACGCTGAACGACAACTTGTCTGGGGGCTTCGCTATATCGACGACCTCCTTCTGCGAGATCGCGATACGAACAGCAATGGGGCACTCGACG
The DNA window shown above is from Bremerella cremea and carries:
- a CDS encoding RHS repeat-associated core domain-containing protein, which encodes MATEIPAAEETLTLRDHSTVGSGNVVIQVQFAYNDFGQLITDYQAQGGAVNTSTSPKVQYGYANGSANTIRPTTLTYPNGRVLTYDYGASDGMDDAASRVASLVDDDGSSTHLVDYAYLGPGSSAQSVDSPFGQGFVVADCTEPDTQWTLVDLSGTNDSDTGDIYSGLDRFGRVKDNRWYNYAGSADVERIKYGYDRVGSLTWRQNVVANALNQRFDELYSSDRLSRLKEMSRGMLNDSHNTISNQSLAECWSLDGTGNWKRYLEDRDGDGTWDLNQARTSSGVNEITNITESAGTSWATPAYNQTGNMTTVPQPNDLTDSYSAIYDGWNRLVKLVDGATAIAEYEYDGAKRRTVVKSYSSGTLEETRHYYFTDPAKWQVVGERVDSSSDAERQLVWGLRYIDDLLLRDRDTNSNGALDERLYALQDANWNVNALADTNGDVQERFTYLPYGDCLELNPDFTVYSGSDLFWTRRFSGRELDLTTGLQINRNRYLHLQLGCWVTRDPIGYSDGLNLYQYIDGRPSVSSDPLGLLRIHGDYEGDYEFDDSHLPKRTGPWREWWNGLNKPQRWLISSAALCMTGLIASLTFDAIIRWFYCKDFDASLICSALGGCIAGICIPIIIGSGIFGPFAWWATAGAIAICAIVGALVCDRCAEAMGGANSPCNFV